In Deltaproteobacteria bacterium, a single genomic region encodes these proteins:
- a CDS encoding dual specificity protein phosphatase family protein, which produces MLSAIDLELHAGRALGLIGPAGSGKSLLLRLVANAGAELPAVTHWGSLEVGVPTAFVPQRVRPRAATPADEATRTHLARVRAALEGDAQLICLDEPTAGLDGFSRAQLLQSIRHLRGDRSVLYVTHNRRDALALGGDVALLADRRLIESGEATSFFAAPTTELGRCYVRTGSCPTSFALATAEPVPEVADADTTPASPSPSGATARGHRELAWIIPGALAGCSRPGLVGDLDDDLASLQAAGIQHLVCLEETDPIEPRLKAQYGIHGHRLAIADMDVPTRAEMIALCRFIDGALAMAEPVAIHCRGGLGRTGTALAAYLQWAQQLSPAEALTTIRRVEPGFVQSIAQLDFLEAFQPAGPRPLHTTTA; this is translated from the coding sequence GTGCTCAGCGCGATCGACCTCGAGCTCCACGCCGGCCGCGCACTGGGGCTGATCGGTCCCGCCGGATCCGGCAAGTCGCTGTTGTTGCGCCTGGTCGCCAACGCCGGCGCCGAGCTGCCCGCGGTCACGCATTGGGGCAGCCTCGAGGTCGGCGTGCCGACGGCGTTCGTGCCCCAACGCGTTCGTCCGCGCGCTGCAACCCCCGCCGACGAAGCGACGCGCACCCATCTCGCGCGCGTGCGCGCGGCGCTCGAAGGTGATGCCCAGCTGATCTGTCTCGACGAGCCGACCGCCGGTCTCGACGGCTTCAGCCGCGCACAGCTGCTGCAGTCGATCCGTCACCTGCGCGGCGATCGGTCTGTGCTCTACGTGACCCACAATCGTCGCGATGCGCTGGCGCTGGGCGGTGACGTGGCGCTGCTCGCCGACCGCCGACTGATCGAGTCGGGTGAGGCGACGTCGTTCTTCGCAGCCCCGACCACCGAGCTCGGCCGCTGCTACGTGCGCACCGGCAGCTGTCCGACCAGCTTCGCGCTCGCGACCGCCGAGCCCGTGCCCGAGGTCGCCGACGCCGACACGACGCCGGCATCCCCGAGCCCCAGTGGCGCGACCGCACGCGGCCATCGCGAGCTGGCGTGGATCATCCCCGGCGCGCTCGCGGGTTGCTCGCGGCCGGGCCTGGTGGGTGATCTCGACGACGACCTCGCGAGCCTGCAGGCCGCCGGAATCCAGCATCTGGTCTGCCTCGAGGAGACCGACCCCATCGAACCGCGCCTCAAGGCGCAGTACGGCATCCACGGCCACCGGCTCGCGATCGCCGACATGGACGTGCCCACGCGCGCCGAGATGATCGCGCTGTGTCGCTTCATCGACGGTGCGCTGGCGATGGCGGAGCCGGTCGCGATCCACTGCCGCGGCGGCCTCGGCCGCACCGGCACGGCACTCGCCGCCTACCTGCAGTGGGCCCAGCAGCTCTCGCCCGCCGAGGCGCTGACGACCATCCGTCGCGTCGAACCGGGCTTCGTGCAGTCCATCGCTCAGCTCGACTTCCTGGAAGCATTTCAACCCGCGGGGCCACGCCCCCTCCACACCACCACCGCATAG
- a CDS encoding GNAT family N-acetyltransferase encodes MTPPVVGTLEVTTTYLEMHARPRKARLPPVGERKLALLRAERPPLHFYRYLYETVGEPWLWFERRVMQDDALAAIIHDERVDIRVLYVNGVPAGFLELDARHGTEVELAYCGLVPEFIGQGLGLYLIDAAVERAWSREPEPTRLWVHTCSLDHPRALLAYQHAGFRPYREETSEIEDPRRSGAMATRPR; translated from the coding sequence ATGACGCCGCCGGTGGTTGGAACGCTCGAGGTCACGACCACGTACCTCGAGATGCATGCGCGCCCTCGCAAGGCACGCCTGCCGCCCGTCGGTGAACGCAAGCTGGCACTGCTGCGGGCCGAGCGTCCGCCGCTGCACTTCTATCGCTACCTCTACGAGACCGTGGGCGAGCCGTGGCTGTGGTTCGAGCGTCGCGTGATGCAGGATGATGCACTCGCCGCGATCATCCACGACGAGCGCGTCGACATCCGCGTGTTGTACGTCAACGGCGTGCCCGCCGGATTCCTCGAGCTCGACGCACGGCACGGCACCGAGGTCGAGCTGGCGTACTGCGGCCTGGTGCCGGAGTTCATTGGTCAGGGCCTCGGGCTCTACCTCATCGATGCGGCAGTCGAGCGCGCGTGGTCCCGCGAGCCCGAACCCACGCGGCTGTGGGTGCACACCTGCTCGCTCGATCATCCGCGCGCGCTGCTGGCGTATCAGCACGCGGGCTTCCGGCCATACCGCGAGGAGACCAGCGAGATCGAGGACCCGCGGCGCAGCGGCGCCATGGCCACCCGACCTCGCTAG
- a CDS encoding MerR family transcriptional regulator, giving the protein METTGAPELLKMSAFAARSGVPIPTIKHYVRERLLPEPLRTSRNMAYYDAALVPRVKAIKRLQVTLHLPLPVIRQVLDRVADGELPGDVALEATIARVLDELAPRELLTLEQLHAAGVRDEELALLRGLGLVSPQSVDGQERYVGDDVALLRLLGQARRAGLTAKMLPPAILRDYVEALRTLVRVELQMFRAGVVPLADGELAPLTEIATTLSERLVVLLRRKLLLPTLRAMTPNPNEPTP; this is encoded by the coding sequence ATGGAAACCACTGGCGCGCCCGAGCTCCTGAAGATGTCGGCCTTCGCGGCCCGCAGCGGCGTGCCGATCCCGACGATCAAGCACTACGTCCGCGAACGACTGCTGCCGGAGCCGCTGCGGACCAGCCGCAACATGGCCTACTACGACGCGGCCCTGGTGCCGCGCGTGAAGGCGATCAAGCGCCTGCAGGTCACGCTGCACCTGCCGCTGCCGGTGATCCGACAGGTGCTCGATCGCGTCGCCGATGGCGAGCTCCCCGGCGACGTCGCGCTCGAAGCCACCATCGCGCGCGTGCTCGACGAGCTCGCACCACGGGAGCTGCTCACGCTCGAGCAGCTGCACGCCGCCGGCGTGCGCGACGAAGAGCTGGCGTTGCTGCGCGGACTCGGGCTGGTGTCACCGCAGTCGGTCGACGGCCAGGAGCGCTACGTGGGCGACGACGTCGCGCTGCTGCGACTGCTCGGGCAGGCGCGTCGCGCCGGCCTCACGGCCAAGATGTTGCCGCCTGCGATCCTGCGCGACTACGTCGAGGCCCTGCGCACGCTGGTCCGCGTCGAGCTGCAGATGTTCCGCGCCGGCGTCGTGCCGCTCGCCGACGGCGAACTCGCGCCGCTCACCGAGATCGCGACCACCCTCAGCGAGCGGCTGGTGGTGCTGCTGCGCCGCAAGCTGTTGCTGCCGACCCTGCGCGCGATGACCCCGAACCCGAACGAGCCCACGCCATGA
- a CDS encoding DUF1501 domain-containing protein produces the protein MRRRSFLRTTATVGAAAGAGVFGILKYPRGARASGWGAWPSEKMDAILPADRMATNVLELHMNGGMSPWDTFYTVPEWGASEFTYVHQFSPEAGNFGDQLDRDARFATCGFAGELWSPLGINDGNGVALNLGPWAYPLRDRPDILARMRIVVQRHDNVAHEGANPLSFTGDRLGQPRLAGVGTSIQRYFSENPEAGGGLRATPYSYVLYPGTGFSTFNSLSASAVGFHPGSARPLGVTVAANSLLSNLLARTGPYDRAAFDTAITYYRQQYEARFRVDGLGAPARSLERGNYEYSDFARRHAPELQAVLSADQFNPIAPPGAAECGGGNQRPEDMPRMQARLAANLLTRETDQARYVLWIDTGINPHPNGGHDSHTLHTVQAAQNIPHTLRALTEIISTNGPAPGLIDLDTTMVVINTEFGRTPERQLAGGETGTNHWPWGYITIFIGGPVQSSGCYGAINYDPGGAENGYAMDYVTPAENRMMVLQTLGIYPFSSQSFAVGDVRGGVQDEVEAATRVRDVYLGLA, from the coding sequence ATGCGACGACGATCCTTCCTGCGTACGACCGCAACCGTAGGTGCGGCCGCCGGCGCAGGTGTGTTCGGCATCCTCAAGTACCCCCGCGGCGCGCGTGCGTCCGGCTGGGGCGCGTGGCCGAGCGAGAAGATGGACGCGATCCTGCCGGCGGATCGCATGGCCACCAACGTGCTCGAGCTGCACATGAACGGTGGCATGAGCCCTTGGGACACCTTCTACACGGTGCCCGAGTGGGGTGCGTCCGAGTTCACCTACGTCCACCAGTTCTCCCCGGAGGCCGGCAACTTCGGCGATCAGCTCGATCGCGACGCCCGCTTCGCGACCTGCGGCTTCGCCGGTGAGCTGTGGTCGCCGCTGGGCATCAACGACGGCAACGGCGTCGCGCTCAACCTCGGTCCGTGGGCGTATCCGCTGCGCGATCGCCCCGACATCCTCGCGCGCATGCGCATCGTCGTGCAGCGCCACGACAACGTCGCCCACGAGGGCGCGAACCCGCTGTCGTTCACCGGCGACCGCCTCGGCCAACCGCGACTCGCCGGGGTCGGCACCTCGATCCAGCGCTACTTCAGCGAGAACCCGGAGGCCGGCGGCGGCCTGCGGGCCACGCCGTACTCCTACGTGCTCTACCCCGGCACCGGCTTCTCGACCTTCAACTCGCTGTCGGCATCGGCGGTCGGCTTCCACCCCGGCTCGGCGCGACCGCTGGGCGTGACGGTCGCCGCGAACTCGCTCTTGTCGAACCTGCTGGCGCGCACGGGCCCGTACGACCGGGCCGCGTTCGACACCGCGATCACCTACTACCGCCAGCAGTACGAGGCCCGCTTCCGCGTCGACGGCCTCGGCGCGCCGGCCCGCTCGCTCGAGCGCGGCAACTACGAGTACTCCGACTTCGCGCGGCGCCACGCGCCCGAGCTGCAGGCGGTGCTTTCGGCGGACCAGTTCAACCCCATCGCGCCGCCCGGTGCCGCCGAGTGCGGCGGTGGCAACCAGCGCCCGGAAGACATGCCACGCATGCAGGCGCGGCTGGCCGCCAACCTGCTCACGCGCGAGACCGATCAGGCCCGCTACGTGCTGTGGATCGACACCGGCATCAACCCGCATCCCAACGGCGGCCACGACAGCCACACGCTGCACACCGTGCAAGCGGCGCAGAACATCCCCCACACCCTGCGCGCGCTGACGGAGATCATCTCGACCAACGGCCCCGCGCCGGGCCTGATCGACCTCGACACCACGATGGTCGTGATCAACACCGAGTTCGGCCGCACGCCCGAACGCCAGCTCGCCGGCGGCGAGACCGGCACCAACCACTGGCCGTGGGGCTACATCACCATCTTCATCGGCGGCCCGGTGCAGAGCTCGGGTTGCTACGGCGCGATCAACTACGACCCGGGTGGCGCCGAGAACGGCTACGCGATGGACTACGTCACGCCAGCCGAGAACCGCATGATGGTGCTGCAGACCCTCGGCATCTATCCCTTCTCCTCGCAGTCGTTCGCGGTCGGTGACGTCCGCGGCGGCGTGCAAGACGAGGTCGAAGCCGCCACTCGCGTCCGCGACGTCTACCTGGGGTTGGCATGA
- a CDS encoding NUDIX hydrolase yields MPDVHELELLREELFGADAGFLRVRRLHLRNLAADGSPSAAYVCDFAVRPKGVDAVVVVLWRREAGRVMVLLREGLRPALWFGRDDPPPPVAESRRSPWMIEVVAGIIERTDVGEHGVRARAAAEVDEEAGFTVAPHAFEFLGAGTFPTPGSMPEMFWLLAAELPADAVAREPGGDGSPMEHGARTHWRELDAAIEACVAGEIRDAKTELVLRRLRDRLAAA; encoded by the coding sequence GTTCCTCCGCGTGCGACGCCTGCACCTGCGCAACCTCGCGGCCGACGGCTCGCCCTCGGCGGCCTACGTCTGCGACTTCGCCGTGCGGCCCAAGGGGGTCGACGCGGTGGTGGTGGTGCTGTGGCGGCGCGAGGCCGGGCGGGTGATGGTGCTGCTGCGCGAAGGCCTGCGGCCGGCACTGTGGTTCGGCCGCGACGACCCACCGCCGCCGGTCGCCGAGTCGCGGCGCTCGCCGTGGATGATCGAGGTCGTGGCCGGCATCATCGAGCGCACCGACGTCGGCGAGCACGGCGTGCGGGCGCGGGCCGCCGCGGAGGTCGATGAAGAGGCCGGCTTCACGGTGGCGCCGCATGCGTTCGAGTTCCTCGGCGCGGGTACGTTCCCGACGCCCGGCTCGATGCCCGAGATGTTCTGGTTGCTGGCCGCCGAGCTGCCCGCGGACGCCGTCGCCCGCGAGCCGGGTGGCGACGGCAGTCCGATGGAGCACGGCGCCCGCACGCACTGGCGCGAGCTCGACGCCGCGATCGAAGCGTGTGTGGCGGGCGAGATCCGCGACGCGAAGACCGAGCTCGTGCTGCGACGGCTCCGCGATCGGTTGGCGGCGGCTTGA